One window of the Camelina sativa cultivar DH55 chromosome 1, Cs, whole genome shotgun sequence genome contains the following:
- the LOC104786456 gene encoding uncharacterized protein LOC104786456 isoform X2 — translation MGQQLRRAVGKIKEVERSTPSSTSRVVVDRRSLPTEELTAVKPSPSTAAVEGVSSGRRTSEEDNVLEERDPKYDTMLNQMVGRIKAKPGGKAEMGEASVVETSKRPLPKLRNTTPESTRYEENPVPQGTLNIAQVRHIMLLYQGKAQDHNGSMSVKEIAEKYRIDVSQVQKITQFLSLPTEVTDKQKKEYE, via the exons ATGGGTCAGCAATTGCGTCGAGCTGTTGGTAAAATCAAAGAAGTTGAGAGATCAACACCATCTTCTACATCAAGGGTCGTCGTTGATCGGAGATCGCTTCCTACGGAGGAGCTCACCGCCGTGAAACCATCTCCGTCTACTGCAGCTGTTGAAGGTGTTTCTTCTg GTAGAAGAACGAGTGAGGAGGATAATGTTTTAGAGGAACGAGACCCAAAGTATGATACAATGCTGAACCAGATGGTTGGGAGAATAAAGGCTAAACCTGGAGGCAAAGCTGAGATGGGAGAG GCATCAGTAGTGGAAACATCGAAAAGGCCACTCCCAAAGCTCCGGAACACAACTCCTGAATCAACAAGGTATGAGGAGAACCCAGTGCCTCAAGGAACATTGAACATAGCACAAGTGCGACATATCATGCTTCTCTACCAGGGCAAAGCTCAAGATCACAACGGTTCAATGAGTGTGAAGGAGATAGCTGAAAAGTACCGGATTGATGTCTCTCAGGTCCAGAAGATCACCCAGTTCTTGTCTTTGCCTACAGAGGTTACTGATAAGcagaagaaagaatatgaataa
- the LOC104786456 gene encoding uncharacterized protein LOC104786456 isoform X1, which produces MGQQLRRAVGKIKEVERSTPSSTSRVVVDRRSLPTEELTAVKPSPSTAAVEGVSSDNKGRRTSEEDNVLEERDPKYDTMLNQMVGRIKAKPGGKAEMGEASVVETSKRPLPKLRNTTPESTRYEENPVPQGTLNIAQVRHIMLLYQGKAQDHNGSMSVKEIAEKYRIDVSQVQKITQFLSLPTEVTDKQKKEYE; this is translated from the exons ATGGGTCAGCAATTGCGTCGAGCTGTTGGTAAAATCAAAGAAGTTGAGAGATCAACACCATCTTCTACATCAAGGGTCGTCGTTGATCGGAGATCGCTTCCTACGGAGGAGCTCACCGCCGTGAAACCATCTCCGTCTACTGCAGCTGTTGAAGGTGTTTCTTCTg ATAATAAAGGTAGAAGAACGAGTGAGGAGGATAATGTTTTAGAGGAACGAGACCCAAAGTATGATACAATGCTGAACCAGATGGTTGGGAGAATAAAGGCTAAACCTGGAGGCAAAGCTGAGATGGGAGAG GCATCAGTAGTGGAAACATCGAAAAGGCCACTCCCAAAGCTCCGGAACACAACTCCTGAATCAACAAGGTATGAGGAGAACCCAGTGCCTCAAGGAACATTGAACATAGCACAAGTGCGACATATCATGCTTCTCTACCAGGGCAAAGCTCAAGATCACAACGGTTCAATGAGTGTGAAGGAGATAGCTGAAAAGTACCGGATTGATGTCTCTCAGGTCCAGAAGATCACCCAGTTCTTGTCTTTGCCTACAGAGGTTACTGATAAGcagaagaaagaatatgaataa